GTCAGTATCAATATCGGTAACAGTTCCTGAAACTAATACAGGAAGGTATAAATTCTGTAACTCAATATCAATGATTGTATCACCACTAATGTTTATAGTCTCAGTATATGTTTCGTATCCGGTTAATTCGCATGTTAATGTGTAGGTTCCTGTCAAAACATCTTCAATATTATAAAATCCTGAGGAATTAGTTGTATTGTTATAAGAAGTTCCTAAAGTAATTATAGCTCCCTCAATTGGCTCGTTAGTATCAATATCGATAACAGTTCCTGAAACAGAAGGAAGTGTTGGGCTGAAATTAAAATAATATAATTTACCTCCATGTCCTGATACTCTGGCATGCACAGCCTTGCCGCCTACAATACATTTCGAAGCATCATTGGAAAGGTCAATATCATACGGAGAACCCTGACAGGTGAATACAAAAACAGGTTCACTACTATCTCTGTTAAAAAGCCAGAAATCATCACCGTTATCATCTAAGGGACCATAACTTGCCGCAGCAATCACAGAACCGTCATACGATATATCAATTGCTACGACTTCATCATTAACAGATTGATATGTCCATAAGGGTTCATTACTTTCGGTATTAAATATTGAAAGTTCTCCGTTGTACACACCGCCTCCCTCAGATTGCAGTGAACCTAATGCAATTGTACTGCCGTTTCCTGAAACAGCAATAGCGCTTACCCAATTATAACTGGCTCCACCATCGAATAAATGTTTCCATTTTGCATCATAAGTTTCTGTTATTGCATTGTATTCATACATAGTTGAATATCCATCATAATCTCCAATCGCAAAAATATTTCCGTCATCTGAAATAGCAGGTATAGGTCCGGCTCCGGTAACTCTTGTCAAATCAAACAAGAGGTCACCATTGTTTGAATAAACAATGGTATTATAATATTGCTCAATCAATAATCTTTCACCGTTTGCAGATATAACAAGTTTTACTGCATATCCGCCATCGGGTAATGAAAAGTTCCAATTTTCCGTAGATGTGGAAATATCAACAGATGTAATATACGAATAATCATAATCATCACCGGAAACATAATAAATCGTTTCCCCGTCATCAGAAATCACAATATTAAATATATCATCACCGGAATTACTGATGATATAAGTCCAATCAGGTGTGCCTGAAGACGGAGTAAAGCCGTAAACAGTATTCCCGGTTCCTCCGACCATATAAGTTCCGTCAGAGGTTATGTCGTGCGGAAGTTCTTCGGCACCGTTAATATCATATATCCACAATGGAGTATTATTTGTTTCACCAAAATATGCCCATGCTTCATCATTTGTGTGCCAACCGATAAAAGAATGATAAGTTTCATCACTGATCCCGACGGATTTACAGATTGCCCATTCGGCTTCTGCTTCCCAAATCAAACCACTAGCTACATAGTTAGTTATGGTAATAATAATCTCGTCCGGGTCGGAATCCAGCTCACCATCATTTACAACAAGGGTAAAAATGAAATCAGTGTCTTCATCAACTTCCGGCGCAGTAAAAACAGGGTTCGCAGCAGTTATGTCAGATAATGTAATTTCTGCAGGAGCAGTCCATAAATATGTAATATCATCATCATCGGGATCGTAGGAACCGGAACCGTCAAGAGTAACTTCTGTGTTTTCATTCACTATTTGATCCTGCCCGGCATTTGCTACGGGTTTCTCATTAACTGGTTCTCCAACAATTTTTAGCATATAAACATTTACATCATCATATTTACCTGTATATCCGGAGATAATATAATTGCCATCAGAGGTTTGTTGGACAGACCATCCTCTGTCGTCATATTCTGTGCCGTAGGTTTTTGTCCAAAGAGTATCCCCATAAGAATCAAGTTTTAATATATAAATATCTCCGTTAGGCTCTTCGAATGAGCGTGTGGTTCCGGAAACAATGTATGTTCCGTCTGAAATTGCCTGAATCGAATATGCTTTATCAATATTTGCCCCCCCGTAGGTTTTTGTCCAAACTGTATCTCCTACTTCATTGGTTTTTATAATGTAAGCATCGTAATTGCCTTCGCCGAACGAATCTGTAAGTCCGGCAATAATGTATCCGTTATCCGATGTTTGCTGAACAGAATAACCGAGATCCATTCCTGTACCACCATAAAATTTTGTCCAAACTGTATCTCCTACTTCATCGGTTTTTATTAGATAAACATCTTCATTACCATTACCGAAAGATGTTGTATAGCCTACAACAATATATCCTCCGTCGGAAGTTTGTTGTGTCCAATAACCTATTTCGTAGGCGGTTCCTCCGTAAAAATTTATCCAATCTGTATTTCCATCAGCATCAGTTTTTAGCAAATAGGCTTCTTCATTGTTAGAACCAAGAAACTGAGCATAACCGGAAATAATATATCCTCCGTCAGAAGTCAATTGAACACATCTGCCGGTATTTATTGCAGGAATAGGTGTCTCACCCCATTTTTTTGTCCATAAAGTGTCTCCGGATGAATTTGTTTTTATAAGCCAAATATAACTACCCATGATACCTATGGGTTGTGTATTTCCAGCGATAATATATCCGCCATCGGGAGTTTGCCGAATACATCTGGCGTCATCGCTACCATCTTCTCCATCGTACGATTTTGTCCATATTGTATCACCTGCCGCATTTGTTTTTACAAGATAAATATCATAACTGCCTGCACCATAAGATTTTGTCCATCCGGTAATAACATATCCTTCATCAGATGTTTGCTGAACACACCATCCCTTATCGTCATCTGCTCCGCCATAGGTTTTTGTCCACAAGGTATCTCCTGCTTCTTGTGCATAAATACCGGTTTGGAATACAATTCCTAAAATAATTGTTAATAAAACTGTGTTTTTCATAATCTTTTTTTTAAATTTTGCAAAAGCTATAAGCATTAATAACTAATATCAAATTAAGTTTGTCTAAATTGCTGAATTTAGACAAGATTTCGTGGCATTTTTCATAAATAGAAAAAAGCAATTTACAATTTATAAGGTTTTCTTATAAAAAAAGTGTAAACCGAGAAATGAAAAATACCAGTGAAAAATTCGGTAGAATTAAGGTATTTCATATCACTTCCGTCTTTCTCGAAAATTCGATATTTAAAAAGGCAAATAAAACACAGAGGAGAATGATTATTTTTGCAGCAAAATATAAATAACTAAATATCAATTGAATACAAAAACACAGACAGATAAAAGAGGGTATATTTAATAAGGAATATCGAACATCAAATAATGAATAAAGAAGTAAGTCAAGCTCTTAATAAATATGAGTATGTTTTTATCATTAACCCTTTGATTTATCAAGGGGTATAAAAGAAAAATTAATATATTAACCGTTTTAGCCGTTTTTCTTTTTGAAATAAGAGGGTGTTAGACCGGTAAATTTTTTAAAAGCTGAATTAAATGTTGCTCTTGAATGAAACCCTACCATTGAAGCAATTCCATTGAGTGAATAATTATCAAATTCAGGGTTTACCAAGAATTTACGGGTTTCTTTAACCCTGTATTCGTTTACAAAATTATTAAAGTTCGTTTCGAGATATTCATTAATTACCTGTGAAATGTACCTACGGTTTGTCTGTAATTCATTTGCACAATCTTCAACAGTAAATTGTGGGTTCAGGAAATATTTTTCTTCTTCCATAAGTAAAATAATATCTTGCAGCAACTTCTGTTTTTGGTTTTCGCTCAAAACAGAACCTGAATATTTGTTTTTATCCTGTTTATTATTAATTTCCGTTTTCTTTTGAATATTAGCACTATATCCAATCTTTTCAAATTCGATATCTTTTTTTGCAAGTTCTATATTATGTTTAACAATTATCTTATATGCTTTTTGTTTTTGAATGTACAGGTATAAAAGAATAAAAATAAAAACCGATACCAAAACAAAAGCTATTGTAAATGTGTTTCTGATCCTTTTTTCTTTA
The genomic region above belongs to Bacteroidales bacterium and contains:
- a CDS encoding carboxypeptidase-like regulatory domain-containing protein, translated to MKNTVLLTIILGIVFQTGIYAQEAGDTLWTKTYGGADDDKGWCVQQTSDEGYVITGWTKSYGAGSYDIYLVKTNAAGDTIWTKSYDGEDGSDDARCIRQTPDGGYIIAGNTQPIGIMGSYIWLIKTNSSGDTLWTKKWGETPIPAINTGRCVQLTSDGGYIISGYAQFLGSNNEEAYLLKTDADGNTDWINFYGGTAYEIGYWTQQTSDGGYIVVGYTTSFGNGNEDVYLIKTDEVGDTVWTKFYGGTGMDLGYSVQQTSDNGYIIAGLTDSFGEGNYDAYIIKTNEVGDTVWTKTYGGANIDKAYSIQAISDGTYIVSGTTRSFEEPNGDIYILKLDSYGDTLWTKTYGTEYDDRGWSVQQTSDGNYIISGYTGKYDDVNVYMLKIVGEPVNEKPVANAGQDQIVNENTEVTLDGSGSYDPDDDDITYLWTAPAEITLSDITAANPVFTAPEVDEDTDFIFTLVVNDGELDSDPDEIIITITNYVASGLIWEAEAEWAICKSVGISDETYHSFIGWHTNDEAWAYFGETNNTPLWIYDINGAEELPHDITSDGTYMVGGTGNTVYGFTPSSGTPDWTYIISNSGDDIFNIVISDDGETIYYVSGDDYDYSYITSVDISTSTENWNFSLPDGGYAVKLVISANGERLLIEQYYNTIVYSNNGDLLFDLTRVTGAGPIPAISDDGNIFAIGDYDGYSTMYEYNAITETYDAKWKHLFDGGASYNWVSAIAVSGNGSTIALGSLQSEGGGVYNGELSIFNTESNEPLWTYQSVNDEVVAIDISYDGSVIAAASYGPLDDNGDDFWLFNRDSSEPVFVFTCQGSPYDIDLSNDASKCIVGGKAVHARVSGHGGKLYYFNFSPTLPSVSGTVIDIDTNEPIEGAIITLGTSYNNTTNSSGFYNIEDVLTGTYTLTCELTGYETYTETINISGDTIIDIELQNLYLPVLVSGTVTDIDTD